The proteins below come from a single Kryptolebias marmoratus isolate JLee-2015 unplaced genomic scaffold, ASM164957v2 Scaffold30, whole genome shotgun sequence genomic window:
- the amph gene encoding amphiphysin isoform X1, with amino-acid sequence MAEIKTGIFAKNVQKRLNRAQEKVLQKLGKADETKDEQFEQVVVNFKRQESEGSRLQREMKAYMSAIKGMQQASINLTQSLHEVYEPDWHGKEDIVTIGKDCDALWEDFHNKLVDSTLLNLDAYLQEFPDLKMRVAKRSRKLIDYDSARHHLETLQVSGMKNDRKVMKAEEELKKAQKVFDELDVGLQDELPTLWDRRVGFYISTFKSVTTLEARFHREISQVCRELYEVMTKLGEQHSDKIFTIQGAPSDSGPLRLARTPSPPEDESPPESPDAGSNHMLRPISPGPPRPKSPTQLKKGPPVPPPPKVTPTKEVAEEQIIDLFGGEFLPAPSPSLPNERPGESLLDLDFDAFQPDESVSPIPQTAVPWDMWSANAEASQPQVADAGFVADWSADFGSMPTNEDAAAQEVPAEELEGEHGSVQGVGQGWHQSESFQLGGNAITSSQDSEPKAVEDEVSSWETSFIHNIHNSAASKEETGWLDLDSDRSSQGDRRKSTPGLIFTNEFGEEIEDSTEDRGDKWSRSLDGSGSEYETAEEWGDGGQGGGWISADDELSFENQAPINTSEERHVAVGHSQTVEPVSPELDMGDKKDQHQQTDLTSDCSNYSETNLKSDLAGQEEKRDLSARTGNSNSSAVDSDPFGESQGGAGFSSDPFAESQGGAGFSSDPFSESQGGAGFSSDPFAESQGGAGFSSDPFAESQGGAGFSSDPFAESQGGAGFSSDPFAESQGGGGFDSNPVIAKERGLEFGPSTETLGLDGGVLIPRNGRSGLDSDPFADKYPEASPGTKGTESNNSSFQDVRDRCTFSSSITQLKSIHGTAPEGNKEVIMPRIHKEPKKSDMSEDEAANQRFGRLYQELDTGKEEDTSAPSFFAEFDKMSEVKSESTETPEASETQMVDKQDIPSAFPAGAEESKSPPGEDPPVEGEGSQAAEVKEHETPLVDEEEKPKCPDNLKEKSDIPAEEIKTSLGEAALSEKMPIPSVVIEPASSNEGDDDRDVDIISPTNISDNGVTTESIKHMSPSGGTSGLPDDFVYKVETMHDFEAANSDELDLKRGDVVLVVPTASVEDQDAGWLTGIKESDWLTLGVGAQRGLFPENFTQRLL; translated from the exons tctGAAGGTTCGCGTCTGCAGAGGGAGATGAAGGCCTACATGTCTGCCATTAAAG GAATGCAGCAGGCCTCTATCAATCTGACTCAGTCTCTGCATGAAGTCTATGAACCGGACTGGCATGGCAAGGAAGACATTGTGACTATTGGGAAG GACTGTGATGCATTGTGGGAAGACTTCCACAACAAGCTGGTGGACTCAACTCTGTTGAACCTGGATGCATATCTGCAAGAGTTTCCAGATCTcaag ATGCGTGTGGCAAAACGAAGTCGGAAACTCATTGACTATGACAGCGCTCGTCATCATTTAGAAACTCTGCAGGTGTCTGGGATGAAGAACGACCGCAAAGTGATGAAG gcagAAGAGGAGCTGAAAAAGGCTCAGAAAGTCTTTGACGAGTTGGACGTCGGTCTGCAGGATGAGCTGCCGACTCTCTGGGACCG ccGAGTCGGTTTTTACATCAGCACTTTTAAGAGTGTGACGACTCTGGAGGCAAGGTTTCATCGAGAGATCTCACAG GTATGCAGGGAGCTATATGAGGTCATGACAAAGCTGGGAGAACAACATTCTGACAAAATATTCACCATCCAAGGAGCCCCGAG TGATTCTGGACCACTGCGTCTTGCCAGAACTCCATCACCACCAGAAGATGAGAGTCCACCTGAGAGTCCAGATGCTGGCTCCAATCACATGCTCCGCCCCATCTCACCTGGACCACCACGGCCCAAATCCCCAACACAG CTGAAAAAGGGACCACCAGTTCCTCCTCCACCTAAAGTCACACCCACCAAAGAAGTGGCAGAAGAGCAGATTATTGACCTGTTTGGTGGAGAATTTCTACCTGCTCCATCTCCGTCActg CCCAACGAGCGACCAGGAGAATCTCTCCTCGATCTCGACTTTGATGCTTTCCAGCCGGATGAAAGTGTCTCACCTATACCTCAG acagCTGTACCTTGGGACATGTGGTCG GCTAATGCTGAAGCCTCTCAGCCT CAGGTTGCAGATGCAGGATTTGTTGCTGACTGGTCAGCTGATTTTGGTTCAATGCCAACGAATGAAGATGCTGCTGCCCAAGAGGTTCCTGCTGAAGAGCTGGAAGGGGAGCATGGCAGTGTTCAGGGTGTTGGTCAAGGCTGGCACCAGTCTGAGAGTTTCCAGTTAGGCGGAAATGCAATTACTTCTTCACAGGACAGTGAGCCCAAAGCAGTGGAAGATGAGGTTAGCAGCTGGGAAActtcattcattcacaacatTCATAACTCTGCAGCCAGTAAAGAGGAGACCGGATGGCTAGATTTGGACAGTGACAGGTCGAGCCAGGGAGATCGCAGGAAATCTACTCCAGGACTTATTTTCACCAATGAGTTTGGGGAAGAGATAGAGGACAGTACAGAAGACAGAGGAGACAAGTGGTCCAGGTCTCTGGATGGATCTGGGTCTGAATATGAGACTGCTGAAGAGTGGGGTGATGGTGGTCAGGGTGGAGGCTGGATAAGTGCCGATGATGAACTTTCATTTGAAAATCAAGCCCCAATAAACACATCAGAAGAGAGACATGTAGCAGTAGGTCATTCTCAAACAGTAGAACCAGTTTCCCCAGAGCTGGACATGGGGGACAAAAAGGATCAGCACCAACAAACTGATTTGACATCAGATTGCTCAAATTATTCTGAGACTAACCTTAAATCCGACCTTGCAgggcaagaagaaaaaagagattTGTCTGCCAGAACAGGCAATTCAAATTCTTCTGCAGTTGATTCTGATCCATTTGGAGAATCACAGGGAGGAGCTGGGTTTAGTTCTGACCCGTTTGCAGAGTCACAGGGAGGAGCTGGGTTTAGTTCTGACCCGTTTTCAGAGTCACAGGGAGGAGCTGGGTTTAGTTCTGACCCGTTTGCAGAGTCACAGGGAGGAGCTGGGTTTAGTTCTGACCCGTTTGCAGAGTCACAGGGAGGAGCTGGGTTTAGTTCTGACCCGTTTGCAGAGTCACAGGGAGGAGCTGGGTTTAGTTCTGACCCGTTTGCAGAGTCACAGGGGGGAGGTGGATTTGATTCTAATCCAGTTATAGCTAAAGAAAGGGGGTTAGAATTTGGTCCATCAACTGAAACATTAGGTTTGGACGGTGGTGTTCTGATACCCAGAAATGGAAGAAGTGGGTTGGATTCAGACCCCTTTGCCGACAAGTACCCAGAAGCCTCCCCAGGGACTAAAGGTACAGAGTCCAACAACTCATCCTTTCAGGATGTTAGAGACCGCTGTACCTTCAGCTCTTCTATCACTCAACTAAAGTCCATCCATGGAACTGCACcagaaggaaataaagaagttATCATGCCCAGAATTCACAAAGAACCCAAAAAATCAGATATGTCGGAAGATGAGGCTGCAAACCAGAGATTTGGAAGGTTGTACCAAGAGCTAGATACAGGAAAGGAAGAG GATACTTCTGCTCCATCATTTTTTGCAGAATTTGATAAAATG agCGAAGTTAaaagtgaatcgactgaaactCCTGAAGCATCAGAGACACAAATGGTTGATAAACAAGATATACCTTCAGCATTCCCTGCTGGAGCAGAGGAGTCTAAAAGTCCACCTGGTGAGGATCCACCAGTGGAAGGAGAAGGTTCTCAAGCTGCTGAGGTCAAGGAACATGAAACTCCTCTTGttgatgaagaagaaaaaccaaaaTGTCCAGACAATCTTAAGGAGAAGTCAGAT ATTCCTGCTGAAGAGATTAAAACATCTTTGGGTGAAGCAGCTTTGTCG GAGAAGATGCCGATTCCCTCCGTTGTAATCGAACCTGCTTCTAGTAATGAAGGTGATGATGATCGTGACGTTGACATCATTTCTCCTACAAACATCAGCGATAACGGTGTGACGACTGAAAGCATCAAACACATGAGTCCATCCGGTGGAACATCTGGACTTCCTGATGACTTCGTCTACAAG GTGGAGACGATGCATGACTTTGAGGCAGCAAACTCTGATGAACTGGACCTGAAGAGAGGTGATGTAGTTTTGGTCGTTCCTACAGCATCAGTTGAAGATCAG GATGCAGGCTGGCTCACAGGGATAAAAGAATCTGATTGGTTGACTCTTGGAGTCGGAGCACAAAGAGGACTCTTCCCTGAAAACTTTACCCAGCGtttgctgtaa